The following coding sequences lie in one Miscanthus floridulus cultivar M001 chromosome 9, ASM1932011v1, whole genome shotgun sequence genomic window:
- the LOC136479401 gene encoding receptor-like serine/threonine-protein kinase SD1-7, which translates to MSLETLKEITNNFSIDRKLGSGTFGIVYKGVQDGEEIAVKQLQTQGHDDEEEFMKEFENLWRLRHPNVVQLLGYCYEIKREVVALGDGRFVLADNIYRALCFEYMHNGSLRKHLYDEYHGHDWQTRFKIIKGTCEGLKYLHEGLERPMYHLDLKPENILLDKNMVPKLADFGLSKLVHNNQTQVTQSCIGTRGYLPPEYIEDNLVSNKLDIFSLGVVMIRIIAGFEGYFKKFQMSSQAFVESVYTNWRDRLKGMLSCTSLEAECHQVKGCIEIAINCIDADRQKRPTIGEVVCRLNELEHVIDMSAAPCQLQQISATVGPGESSSESIFGFSGNHITAGLPVSVQNLAVKAGEMEG; encoded by the exons ATGTCACTAGAAACATTGAAAGAAATTACAAACAATTTCTCCATAGATCGAAAACTTGGTAGTGGGACGTTTGGAATAGTTTACAAG GGAGTGCAAGATGGGGAAGAAATAGCTGTGAAACAACTTCAGACtcaaggacatgatgatgaggaggagttcATGAAGGAATTTGAGAACCTTTGGAGACTCAGGCATCCAAATGTTGTACAACTACTTGGCTACTGCTACGAAATAAAACGTGAAGTTGTTGCTCTAGGTGATGGAAGATTTGTTTTGGCTGATAACATCTATAGAGCTCTGTGCTTTGAGTATATGCACAATGGAAGCCTAAGGAAACATCTTTACG aTGAATACCATGGACACGACTGGCAGACACGGTTCAAAATTATCAAGGGTACCTGCGAAGGTTTAAAGTATCTTCATGAGGGACTTGAACGTCCTATGTACCATTTGGATTTAAAACCTGAAAATATACTACTAGATAAAAATATGGTGCCAAAACTTGCTGACTTTGGCTTATCAAAGCTCGTCCACAACAACCAGACTCAAGTTACACAAAGTTGTATAGGAACGAG GGGATACTTGCCTCCAGAATACATCGAGGACAATTTAGTTTCCAATAAGCTAGACATTTTCAGCTTGGGTGTTGTTATGATAAGGATAATTGCTGGATTTGAAGGCTACTTCAAGAAATTTCAAATGTCTTCCCAGGCATTCGTTGAAAGT GTCTATACAAATTGGAGAGATAGGCTAAAGGGAATGTTAAGTTGCACATCACTGGAAGCTGAATGCCATCAAGTGAAGGGATGCATTGAAATTGCAATAAACTGCATCGATGCTGACCGACAAAAGAGACCTACAATTGGGGAGGTCGTATGTAGGCTGAACGAATTAGAGCATGTGATAGATATGTCTGCAGCACCATGCCAGCTGCAGCAAATCAGTGCAACCGTGGGACCTGGAGAGAGTAGCAGTGAG TCCATTTTTGGGTTTTCTGgaaaccacatcactgccggtttgcctGTGTCGGTTCAAAATTTGGCAGTGAAGGCGGGGGAGATGGAGGGTTGA